Genomic window (Acidobacteriota bacterium):
TTCGTCGAGCGCCTGGCCCCCGGCGTCGTCGACCGCCAGCCGGTCCGCGAGCCCCTCCAGACGGGCATCAAGGCCATCGACGCCATGATCCCGATCGGCCGCGGCCAGCGCGAGCTGATCATCGGCGACCGCCAGACCGGCAAGACCATCATCGTCATCGACACCATCCTCAATCAGAAGGCCTCCGGCGTGATCTGCATCTACGTCGCCATCGGCCAGAAGAACTCGACCATCGCCCAGCTGGTCAAGAGCCTGGAGGACGCCGGGGCCATGGAGTACACGATCGTCGTGGCCGCATCGGCCAGCGATCCCTCGCCGCTTCAGTACCTCGCGCCCTACGCCGGCTGCGCCATGGGCGAGTACTTCCGCGACAGCGGCCGGCACGCCCTGGTCATCTACGACGACCTGTCCAAGCACGCCGCCGCCTACCGCGAGATCTCGCTCCTGCTGCGGCGGCCGCCGGGACGCGAGGCCTACCCCGGCGACGTCTTCTACCTCCACTCGCGGCTCCTCGAGCGGGCGGCCAAGCTCAGCGACGCCCTCGGCGGCGGCTCGCTGACGGCCCTGCCGATCATCGAGACCCAGGCCAGCGACGTCTCCGGCTATATCCCGACCAACGTCATCTCCATCACCGACGGCCAGATCTACCTCCAGCCCGACCTGTTCAACGCCGGCGTCCGGCCGGCCATCAACGTCGGCATCTCGGTGTCGCGCGTCGGCGGCAGCGCCCAGATCAAGGCCATGAAGCAGGTGGCCGGCAAGCTGCGCGGCGACCTGCAGCAGTACCGGGAGCTCCTGACGTTCGCCCAGTTCGGGACCGAGCTCGACCGCATCTCCCAGGCCCAGCTCGACCGGGGCGAGCGGCTGACCGAGATCCTCAAGCAGGGGCAGAACGCCCCGCTGCCGGTCGAGAAGCAGGTCCTCGTGATCTACGCCGGCAACCGCGGCTACATCGACGAGATCCCCGT
Coding sequences:
- the atpA gene encoding F0F1 ATP synthase subunit alpha, which gives rise to MSIKADEITKIIQQQIEGFAQEVDVREVGTVTSVGDGIARVYGLDRVMSNELLEFPQGVHGLALNLEEDNVGAVLLGQSHLIREGDVVKRTRRIMQVPAGPALVGRVIDPLGQPLDGKGPIVSDTHMFVERLAPGVVDRQPVREPLQTGIKAIDAMIPIGRGQRELIIGDRQTGKTIIVIDTILNQKASGVICIYVAIGQKNSTIAQLVKSLEDAGAMEYTIVVAASASDPSPLQYLAPYAGCAMGEYFRDSGRHALVIYDDLSKHAAAYREISLLLRRPPGREAYPGDVFYLHSRLLERAAKLSDALGGGSLTALPIIETQASDVSGYIPTNVISITDGQIYLQPDLFNAGVRPAINVGISVSRVGGSAQIKAMKQVAGKLRGDLQQYRELLTFAQFGTELDRISQAQLDRGERLTEILKQGQNAPLPVEKQVLVIYAGNRGYIDEIPVSRVGAYEKRLYEYFDRNHPDILARIREKKSIDMALDGEIAAALKEFNGAFKEGLK